The proteins below are encoded in one region of Phaseolus vulgaris cultivar G19833 chromosome 1, P. vulgaris v2.0, whole genome shotgun sequence:
- the LOC137816066 gene encoding uncharacterized protein, whose protein sequence is MRVLFDYHELWDVIESGVSALAANAIEAQRVALHDKKKKDNKTLYLIHQGMKDETFEQIEGATTASEAWTILSTNYKGDDKIKRVHLQTLRCQYELLQMETTETVDVYINKVLALTNQMKTNGETHLEQAKVEKILRSLTPKFEYVVAAIEEANDISKMTVRLLFGSLRAHEQRMNDNKIEKPIEQTLQAQASIGSSYHKHGSYSRKGRGGQNHGGALRGERGRIGRGDIYNKLNVECYNCHKRGHYANECKSKGDNHASNCAQEDSNHEQDEENHEVLMTTTSNETPNNQTWYLDTVKFGDGKFVPVTGKGRILITLKNGDHRQNDRQIKMVRSDGGGEYKSNEFKRHCEELGLQHNIICPYTPQHNGVVERKNKTIMDMARSMLKAKARSKLNDKTKKTIFIGYKHGGYKVYNPMTKKVIVSRDVTFVEDEEWQWNAAVEIDSKKRYIYVLNESELVRLVDAIQHPKWQKAMNEKLMAIEKNNIMTQIGKVVPNQN, encoded by the exons atgagagttctatttgattatcatgagttatgggatgtcattgagagtggagtgtctgcattagCTGCTAATGCAATTGAGGCGCAACGAGTAGCGCTTCAtgataagaagaagaaggacaataagactttgtatctcatccatcaagggatgaaAGACGAGACATTTGAGCAgatagaaggagcaacaactgccagtgaggcttggacaattttgtcaaccaattataaaggtgatgataagatcaaaagggtgcatcttcaaaccctaagatgTCAATATGAACTGttgcagatggaaaccacagagactgttgatgtctatataaataaagttcttgccttgacaaatcagatgaagaccaatggtgaaacacatttggagcaggcaaaggtggaaaagattttgagatctttaactccCAAATTTGAATATGTTGttgccgcaattgaagaggccaatgacatttcaaaaatgacagtaaggttattgttTGGTTCTCTACGAGCGCATGAGCAGCGaatgaatgacaataagattgaaaaaccaattgaacagactttacaagcacaagcctcaattggtagctcATATCATAAACATGGTAGTTATTCCAGAAAAGGTCGTGGTGGCCAGAATCATGGAGGTGCTTTGCGCGGGGAACGTGGTCGCATAGGACGAGGagacatttataataaattaaatgttgagtgttataattgccataaacgtggccattatgcaaatgagtgcaaatcaaaaggtgataatcatgcttccaattgtgctcaagaagatagTAATCACGAACAAGATGAAGAGAATCATGAAGTATTAATGAcaaccacatcaaatgaaactccaaacaaccagacttggtatttggatacag TGAAATTTGGTGATGGCAAATTCGTTCCGGTGACTGGAAAAGGgcgaattcttatcacattgaagaacggtgatcacag acagAATGACAGacaaattaagatggtgcgtagtgatggagggggtgagtacaagtctaatgagttcaagaggcattgtgaagaacttgggttgcagCATAACATAATTTGTCCCTACACACCTCAGCACAACGGAGTTGTTGAGAGAAAGAATAaaacaatcatggacatggcgagaagcatgcttaaagcgaaag CAAGATCGAAGTTGAATGATAAGACGAAGAAGAcaattttcattggatataagcatgggggatacaaagtgtacaatccaatgacaaagaaggtgattgttagtcgtgatgttacatttgtcgaagatgaggaatggcaatggaatgcAGCAGTTGAAATAGATTCGAAAAAAcgatatatttatgttttgaacG aatCAGAACTTGTGAGACTTGTCGAtgccattcaacaccccaaatggcaaaaggctatgaatgaaaaattgatggcaattgagaaaaataatatcatgactcaaattgggaaggttgttccaaatcagaattaa